The genomic region GCCAGCATGTTGGAGCCCACGTGGAACAGCGCCTGGTGCAGGAAGACCGCGGTGAGCAGCCGGTACCACTGCCCGGGACCGGCGGCCACGCCGTACCTGGTCCCGGACTGCCCGACGCCGCTGAACAGCTCCCAGAGGCCGACGTGGTACTTGTCCCCGGCCAGCTGGGGATAGACGTAGGCCGCGGCAAGGAAGACCGCCAGGTTGATCCCGATCAGGATCTTGGTGACCAGTGCCCCGTCACCGGTGAGCTTCCCGCCGAACCGGGTGGTGGGCACCCTGGTCTGCGCCCGCTCGCCGCGCACGCACTCCGGGCAGTGGAAGCCGACCGAGGCGTCGATCATGCACTCGGGGCAGATCGGCCGCCCGCAGCGCGAGCAGCTGATCCCGGTCTCCCGGTCGGGGTGCCGGTAGCAGCGCGGCAGCCCGGGCCCGGCCGGCCTGGCCGGCCCGTTGGCTTCGTCCTGGACCATCGCGCCTCGTCCTCCTCATGACAAGTCCCGGGGCCGCCGCGCTGCGCGTGGGACCACCGGGACCGTCCAGGCTACTGCCGCCGTGGCGGCGCCGACAGCAGTCAGCGGCGGCTGATCTCCACCGACTCGATCACCACGTCCTGCGCCGGGCGGTCGTTGGCGCCGGTCTCGACCCCGGCGATCTCGGCGACGACCTGCCGGCTCGCCTCGTCGGCGACCTCACCGAAGATGGTGTGCTTGTGGGTCAACCAGGTGGTCGGGGCCACCGTGATGAAGAACTGCGAGCCGTTGGTGGCCGGGCCGGAGTTGGCCATGGCCAGCAGGAACGGCTTGGTGAAGGCGAGGTCCGGGTGGAACTCGTCGGCGAAGCGGTAGCCCGGGCCGCCGGTGCCGCGGCCCAGCGGGTCGCCGCCCTGGATCATGAAGTCCTCGATCACCCGGTGGAAGACGGTTCCGTCGTAGAGCCGGTCGGTGCTGGTGCGGCCGGTCTCCGGGTGGGTCCACTCGCGCTTGCCCTCGGCCAGCTCGACGAAGTTCGACACCGTCTTCGGAGCGTGGTTCGGGAAGAGCTTCACCACGATGTCGCCGTGGTTCGTCTTGAGGGTCGCGAACAGGTCCTCGGCCACCACAGGTGCCTTCCTTCTCATGGTCAGTGACCTTTGCATCATGGCAGACGGCCCAGCCTGCCATGCAAAGGGACAAATCGGGATGCATGATCTCGAACCAGGTGGATATGTGCCTAGACGACGCCCCCAGGAGGAGGATCCCTGTGACCCGCTTGGACACCGCACGTGAGACGGCCGGTAAGACCCTGGACACGCTGGCGCCGTACGCCGCCACCGCGAAGGACACCGCCACGCACTACGCGGACGAGGCCCGCCAGCGCATCGGACCGGCGCTGGAGGCGCTCGGCCCGCGCCTCGAGGCGGCCGCCGGACAGGCCAAGGTGGGCACCGCGCAGGCCGCCCACTCGGCCAGGGTCGGCTACGTGAAGCACGTGGCGCCACACGTCGAGCAGGCCTTCGCGGCGCTGCCGCCGAAGACCCAGCAGAACACCCTTCGGGCCGTGCACCGGGCCCAGGAGGCGGCGCTGGCCGCCAAGCTCTCCGCCGACCGGGCGGCCGCGCACGCCCGCAGCAGCACGCTGCCCCGAGTGACCGGCGCGATCGAGGAGGCCAGGGCCGCCGCCACGCCGGTGGTCCTGGAGGCACAGACCCGCGGAGCCGCCGCGCTGACGGCGCTGCACGGCAATGTGACCGCCGGCCAGATCGAGAAGCTGGCCGCCAGGAACGCCAAGAAGAGCCACCGCGGCGGCCTGACCACCGGGCTGGCCGTGGCCGGCACCGTGGCCGTCGGCAGCGGGGTGCTGATCTGGGCCTGGTGGCGCAAGCGCAGCGAGCCGGAGTGGCTGATCGAGCCGCCGGAGGTGCAGGGCCCGCCGAACGCCGTGCACCCGGTCAGCGGCGCCACCGCCAGCGCCGGCAGCGCCTCGGGCACCAGCGCCCTCAACGGCTCCGGCCCGACCGACGCCGACGACCAGGCCGACGCCGGCTCCGAGGACCACGACCGCCCCAAGCCGCACGACCCACGCAAGCCGCACTGACCCGGCCTCAGCCCCACCGGACGCGGACCGGGCACCCACCGGACGCGGACCGGACGCACAGACGCCGATGGCCGACCTGGTTCCAGGTCGGCCATCGGCGTTGTGCCACTTCGCTGTGGAGCTTAGGAGACTCGAACTCCTGACATCTGCCTTGCAAAGGCAGCGCTCTACCAACTGAGCTAAAGCCCCGCGACGGTGCACCGGGCGCCGTCGGGAAACAGCGTACCGGGTCCGCCGGACGATCGTGCGCAGGTATCCCAGCTGGCGCTGGTTCCGGCCCGCGCCAGGGCAGGCCGGTATCGGGGAGGTCCGGTCCGGACCTCCCGTCGGACTCAGGCCGCCGGGCCCGAGCCTCGGCCTGCCGTCCGGGTCAGCGGCCGGCCGGGATCGGGTCGGTGGCCTCGGTCCACAGGTCCTGCTCGGCACGGTCGGCCTGGACCTGACGGTAGACAAAGAAGCCGCCGAGGGCGACCAGGGCGACCAGGAGGAGCTTCTTCACCGCGGGACCTCGTCCTTCTCAGCAATGGGGGGGCTCGCCTGCAAGGGTCCCGACCGTGGGGCGGTCGGGGCTGCGAGCCTCGGATGTGCACGTAACCGGCGGTCGAATACCCAAACCGCCCTGCGGCCGATGATACACACCCGTGTCCTGTTCGAGACCGGCTATCGGCGGCTCAACCGGGCGCCGGGGCTGACACTTTGACGGCCTGGCGGTTGTCCGCGACACCACCCGACCAGCCGACACCCGGCCGGGTCACCGACCCGGTGGCCCAGCGGGGCCGCTCAGCCGCTCAGGCCCGGCCGTCCGAACGCCACCGTGGCATCGTCATGTCGCTTGCCGGGGAAGCGGCCCACCGGGTCGGCCAGCTCGGCCTCCCGCACGGCCTCGACGACCGCCCCCGGGCCCTGGTTCTCCAGCGTCGCCCGGCCACCCCCCGGCGCCGCCGCACACGCGTAGCCGACCCGCACCCCAGCTCCTCACCGTCCGCGCAGACAGAAGCGCCCCGGATGGTGAACCATCCGGGGCGCTCTCGCAGGTGGGCCTAACAGGACTTGAACCTGTGGCCTCTTCCTTATCAGGGAAGCGCTCTAACCGTCTGAGCTATAGGCCCTTGCCGCACTGAAAGATTAGCGGACCGATGGCCGATCTCCCAAATCCATTCCCTCGCCCCCTCCCGGCCCTGCGATCGCAACCCGCAGCTCAGGGGACTTGGGCTCGGCGGCGGGGCGGGTCAGCCACTGCTCGCGGGTGGCGGGCAGGCCGCTGGCGCCGCGGTCGCCGGTGCGCACGGCCAGCACCTGGTTGACGCCGATCCGGTTCTCCTCGAAGGCGAGCGCGGAGGCCGCCATGTAGAGCCGCCAGACCCGGGCCCGGCCGCGGCCGACCAGGCGGACCGCCTGCGGCCAGCCGGCCTCCAGGTTGGCCACCCACTCGCGCAGGGTCAGGGCGTAGTGCTCGCGCAGCGACTCGACGTCGCGCACCTCGAAGCCGGCCTCCTCGAGCAGCGAGACGGTGCTGCCGATCGGGGCCAGCTCGCCGTCGGGGAAGACGTAGCGGGAGATGAAGGCGCTGGGGACGTAGGGCTCGCCGGGCAGGCTGGGGCGGCGGGCGATCTGGTGGTTGAGCAGCCGGCCGCCGGGGGTGAGCAAGCGGTACAGGCCCTCGGCGTAGACCCGGTACTGCTCGGCGCCGACGTGCTCGGCCATCCCGACGCTGGAGATCGCGTCGTAGGGGCCGTCGGGGATCTCGCGGTAGTCCTGCAGCCGGATCTCCACCCGGTCGGCCAGGCCGGCCGCCTCGACCCGCTCGCGGGCCAGCGCCACCTGCTCGGCGGAGATGCTCACCCCGACCGCCTGCACGCCGTAGTGCTCGGCCGCGTGCAGCACCAGCGAGCCCCAGCCGCAGCCGACGTCCAGCAGCCGCATCCCGGGCTCCAGACCGAGCTTGCGGCAGATCAGGTCGAGCTTGGCGAACTGGGCGTCCTCCAGGCTCTTGCCCTGCGGCGTCCAGTAGGCGCAGGAGTAGACCATCGAGGAGCCCAGCACCAGGCGGTAGAACTCGTTGCCCACGTCGTAGTGGTGGCTGATCGCGGCCCGGTCCCGGGTGCGGCTGTGCAGCCGGCCCTCCTGGCGCGCCTCCTCGGGCGGCAGCGCGGGCTGCGGGCCGAGCGCCCCCGCCTTGGCCAGCGCGCCGATCACCCGGCGGCCGGCGGGACCGGTCAGGTCGCTCAGGCCCAGGTGCAGTCCGCGCACCTCGGGGCGCTCGACGAAGTGCGCCACCTCGGCCAGCACCTCGTAGATGTCCTCGGCCGTGCCGAGCTCGAGGTCGCCGGAGACGTAGGCGCGGGCCAGCCCGAGCTCACCGGGAGCCCAGAGCAGCCGACGCAGCGCCCGCCGGTTGCGCAGCACCAGCAGCGGCGCCTCGGGTGCGCCGGCCACGCTGCCGTCCCACGCCTGCAGGCGGAATGGCAGCCGGGTGCCGACCAGGCCCTCCAGCGCGCCGACGAGCTGGGATGCGATCTGTGCCATCTGTGGAAACCTCCGCGCAACCAGTGGACAGCGATCAGCGGGAGCTGCCCTGTGAGCCGTACCGGTAGCCGTGCAGGCCGCCCAAGCCAATCCGCAACGACGCCACCCTGCCCCGGCGGCACGCCGGGGCCGGACAGCTGTCACCCGAATGACTGAGCGAGCCCCTTCATAAAACAGCTGAAGGGGCTCGCTCATGCCAGGTTCCGAGGAACTGTCTCGTACTGTGTGACTTTCAGTCAGAAGACCTGGCCACCGCGGTAGGTCGGGGTTCCGCCGGTCACTCCTCCTCGGCCAGGGTCAGCTCGACCCCGCCGGTGAAGCCGGCCGCCGCGTTGTAGATGAACGCGGCGAGCGTGGCGAGCGCGGTCAGCAGCACCACGTCCACCACGGCGATCAGCGAGGTGAAGGTGATCACCTTGCCGAAGCCGACGTAGTCCATGATGTTGATCCCGCCGCTGGTGCCGCCGCTGCCCGAGCCGGTGGCGTCCTTGAGCATCTTGCCGATCGAGTCGAAGACGCCCAGCGAGTCCAGGGTCATCCAGAGCACCGCGGCGGCCACGATCAGGATGATCCCGATCGCCAGCGAGAGCAGGAAGCTGACCTTCATCACCGACCACGGGTCGGCCTTGGTGACCCGCAGCCGCGCCTTGCGGGTGCGGCCCGGCGCACCGGCCGGGGAGCCCGGGGCCGGCGGCGCGGGACGGCGCGGCGCGCCCGGACCGGCCGGCGCCCCGGCACCGGCGCCCGGACCGGTGATGCCACCGGTGCGGGTGCCGCGCGGCGGGGTCGGCTGGCCCTTGGTGTACGTGGTCGGCTGCGAGTAGCCACCACTGGCCGGCGGCGGCGAGTTCGGCGGCGGCGGCACCGGCGGCTGGGACGGCGCGGCCGGCGAGCCGTACCCGCCGCCCTGGCCGACCGCGGACATCAGTGAGGTGGACGCAGCCGGGTGCTCGGCCGGCGGCTGCGGTACACCTCCGTACGGCGCACCGCCCGGCGCGGCACCTCCCGCAGCACCCGTGCTCCCACTCACTCTGGTCCTCCCGCAGTTCTCTCGGGACACGGTCCGCGTCCCGTCGACACTCCACTGTGCGGCATCAAGCTGAGAAGCCCGAAACCGGGGCAGCCGGTATCCCCGCCCGACAGGCGGGGATACCGGCTGCCCGACGTGCGTCAGCCCTGGTCAGCCTGGTCGGGCTCGGTGGTTGCGGCGTCCGCCACACCCTCCGCGCCGACCGCCTCGTCGGCACCGGCCTCCTCGTCCTCCGCCTCCGCGTTGCGGGCCATGCCCACCACCGCGTCGCGCTTTCCGAGGTTGATCAGTTGGACGCCCATGGTGTCACGTCCGGTTTCACGAACTCCCGAAACCCTGGTTCGGATCACACCACCCGAAAGCGTGATGGCCATGATCTCGTCGGTCTCCTCCACCACCAGCGCGCCGACCAGCGAGCCTCGGCCCTCGACGATCTTCGCCGCCTTCGTGCCGAAACCGCCGCGGCCCTGGATCCGGTACTCGTCCACCGAGGTCCGCTTGGCGTAGCCGCCGTCGGTCGCGGTGAAGACGAAGGTGCCGGGCCGGACCACGTTCATCGACAGCAGCTCGTCGTCCTCGCGGAAGGCCATGCCCTTGACGCCGGAGGTGGCGCGGCTCATCGGGCGCAGCGCCTCGTCGGTGGCGGTGAACCGGATCGACTGGGCCTTCTTGGAGACCAGCAGCAGGTCGTCCTCGGCGGAGACCAGCTCGGCGCCGATCAGCTCGTCGTCCCGGCCGTTCTCGTCGGTGCGCAGGTTGATCGCGATCAGACCGCCGGTGCGCGGCGAGTCGTAGTCCTTCAGGTGCGACTTCTTGACCAGGCCCTCGCGGGTGGCCAGCACCAGGTACGGCTTGTCCTCGTAGGTGCGGATCGCCATCACCTGGGTGATGTGCTCCTCCGGCTGGAAGGCCAGCAGGTTGGCCACGTGCTGGCCGCGGGCGTCCCGCCCGGCGTCCGGCAGTTCGTAGCCCTTGGCCCGGTAGACCCGGCCCTTGTTGGTGAAGAACAGGATCCAGTTGTGCGTGGTGGTCACGAAGAAGTGGTCGACGATGTCGTCCTGCTTCAGCTGGGCCCCGCGCACCCCCTTGCCGCCGCGCTTCTGCGAGCGGTAGAGGTCGGACCTGGTGCGCTTGACGTAGCCGCCACGGGTGATCGTGACGACGATGTCCTCCTCCGCGATCAGGTCCTCGATCGACAGGTCGCCGTCCGAGGGGATCAGGGTGGAGCGCCGCTCGTCGCCGTACTTCTCGACGATCGCGGTCAGCTCCTCGGAGATGATCTCCCGCTGCCGGCCGGGCGAGGCCAGGATCGCGTTGTACTCGTCGATCTTGCGCTGCAGCTCGTCGTGCTCGTCCATGATCCGCTGCCGCTCCAGGGCGGCCAGGCGACGCAGCTGCATCTCCAGGATCGCGTTGGCCTGCAGCTCGTCGATGGTGAGCAGGTTCATCAGGCCGCTGCGGGCGGCGTCGGCCGACTCGGAGGCCCGGATCAGCGCGATGACCTCGTCGATCATGTCCAGCGCCTTGAGCAGCGCGCGCAGGATGTGCGCCCGCTCCTCGGCCTTGCGCAGCCGGAACCGGGTGCGCCGCACGATGACCTCGACCTGGTGGTTGACCCAGTGCCGGATGAAGGAGTCCAGCGAGAGGGTGCGCGGCACCCCGTCGACCAGGGCCAGCATGTTGGCGCCGAAGTTGGTCTGCAGGTCGGTGTGCTTGTAGAGGTTGTTCAGCACCACCTTGGCGACCGCGTCGCGCTTGAGCACGATCACCAGGCGCTGACCGGTGCGCGAGGAGGACTCGTCGCGCACGTCCGCGATGCCGGCGACCCGGCCGTCCTTCACCAGGTCGGCGATCTTCAGCGCCAGGTTGTCCGGGTTCACCTGGTACGGCAGCTCGGTGATCACCAGGCACTGGCGGCCCTGGATCTCCTCGACCTCCACCACCGCGCGCATGGTGATCGAGCCGCGCCCGGTCCGGTAGGCCTCCTCGATCCCGCGCCGGCCGACGATCAGCGCGCCGGTCGGGAAGTCCGGGCCCTTGATCCGCTCGACCAGGGCCTCGAGCAGCTCCTCATTGGAGGCGTCCGGGTGCTCCAGCGCCCAGAGCGCGCCGGAGGCCACCTCGCGCAGGTTGTGCGGCGGAATGTTGGTGGCCATGCCGACCGCGATGCCGGTGGCACCGTTGATCAGCAGGTTGGGGATGCGGGCCGGCAGGACGGTCGGCTCCTGCGAGCGGCCGTCGTAGTTGGCGGCGAAATCGACGGTCTCCTCGTCGATGTCGCGCATCATCTCCATGGCCAGCGGCGCCATCTTGCACTCGGTGTAGCGCATCGCCGCGGCCGGGTCGTTGCCCGGCGAACCGAAGTTGCCGTTGCCGTCCACCAGCGGCATCCGCAGCGACCAGGGCTGGGCCAGGCGCACCACGGTGTCGTAGATGGAGGTGTCGCCGTGCGGGTGGTAGTTGCCCATCACGTCGCCGACCACGCGGGCGCACTTGTAGTAGCCCTTCTCGGGCCGGTAGCCGCCGTCGTACATCGCGTACAGCACCCGGCGGTGCACCG from Kitasatospora azatica KCTC 9699 harbors:
- the gyrA gene encoding DNA gyrase subunit A, with the protein product MVDDNRPDGEQPDAGSTDTFVSRVEPIELETEMQRSYLDYAMSVIVSRALPEVRDGLKPVHRRVLYAMYDGGYRPEKGYYKCARVVGDVMGNYHPHGDTSIYDTVVRLAQPWSLRMPLVDGNGNFGSPGNDPAAAMRYTECKMAPLAMEMMRDIDEETVDFAANYDGRSQEPTVLPARIPNLLINGATGIAVGMATNIPPHNLREVASGALWALEHPDASNEELLEALVERIKGPDFPTGALIVGRRGIEEAYRTGRGSITMRAVVEVEEIQGRQCLVITELPYQVNPDNLALKIADLVKDGRVAGIADVRDESSSRTGQRLVIVLKRDAVAKVVLNNLYKHTDLQTNFGANMLALVDGVPRTLSLDSFIRHWVNHQVEVIVRRTRFRLRKAEERAHILRALLKALDMIDEVIALIRASESADAARSGLMNLLTIDELQANAILEMQLRRLAALERQRIMDEHDELQRKIDEYNAILASPGRQREIISEELTAIVEKYGDERRSTLIPSDGDLSIEDLIAEEDIVVTITRGGYVKRTRSDLYRSQKRGGKGVRGAQLKQDDIVDHFFVTTTHNWILFFTNKGRVYRAKGYELPDAGRDARGQHVANLLAFQPEEHITQVMAIRTYEDKPYLVLATREGLVKKSHLKDYDSPRTGGLIAINLRTDENGRDDELIGAELVSAEDDLLLVSKKAQSIRFTATDEALRPMSRATSGVKGMAFREDDELLSMNVVRPGTFVFTATDGGYAKRTSVDEYRIQGRGGFGTKAAKIVEGRGSLVGALVVEETDEIMAITLSGGVIRTRVSGVRETGRDTMGVQLINLGKRDAVVGMARNAEAEDEEAGADEAVGAEGVADAATTEPDQADQG
- a CDS encoding rhomboid family intramembrane serine protease produces the protein MVQDEANGPARPAGPGLPRCYRHPDRETGISCSRCGRPICPECMIDASVGFHCPECVRGERAQTRVPTTRFGGKLTGDGALVTKILIGINLAVFLAAAYVYPQLAGDKYHVGLWELFSGVGQSGTRYGVAAGPGQWYRLLTAVFLHQALFHVGSNMLALWWMGPTLERVLGRLRFLALYLVSGLAGSALVYLVSGDGVRSLGASGAIFGIFGASAVLFRAARQPIGPIVALIVFNLVITFSVPGIDWRAHVGGLVAGILTGIGMMHAPRANRNLVQAGTVVLMLAAILGMVLVETARLTG
- a CDS encoding DUF5324 family protein, producing the protein MTRLDTARETAGKTLDTLAPYAATAKDTATHYADEARQRIGPALEALGPRLEAAAGQAKVGTAQAAHSARVGYVKHVAPHVEQAFAALPPKTQQNTLRAVHRAQEAALAAKLSADRAAAHARSSTLPRVTGAIEEARAAATPVVLEAQTRGAAALTALHGNVTAGQIEKLAARNAKKSHRGGLTTGLAVAGTVAVGSGVLIWAWWRKRSEPEWLIEPPEVQGPPNAVHPVSGATASAGSASGTSALNGSGPTDADDQADAGSEDHDRPKPHDPRKPH
- a CDS encoding DUF3566 domain-containing protein; amino-acid sequence: MSGSTGAAGGAAPGGAPYGGVPQPPAEHPAASTSLMSAVGQGGGYGSPAAPSQPPVPPPPNSPPPASGGYSQPTTYTKGQPTPPRGTRTGGITGPGAGAGAPAGPGAPRRPAPPAPGSPAGAPGRTRKARLRVTKADPWSVMKVSFLLSLAIGIILIVAAAVLWMTLDSLGVFDSIGKMLKDATGSGSGGTSGGINIMDYVGFGKVITFTSLIAVVDVVLLTALATLAAFIYNAAAGFTGGVELTLAEEE
- a CDS encoding DLW-39 family protein gives rise to the protein MKKLLLVALVALGGFFVYRQVQADRAEQDLWTEATDPIPAGR
- a CDS encoding SAM-dependent methyltransferase, with amino-acid sequence MAQIASQLVGALEGLVGTRLPFRLQAWDGSVAGAPEAPLLVLRNRRALRRLLWAPGELGLARAYVSGDLELGTAEDIYEVLAEVAHFVERPEVRGLHLGLSDLTGPAGRRVIGALAKAGALGPQPALPPEEARQEGRLHSRTRDRAAISHHYDVGNEFYRLVLGSSMVYSCAYWTPQGKSLEDAQFAKLDLICRKLGLEPGMRLLDVGCGWGSLVLHAAEHYGVQAVGVSISAEQVALARERVEAAGLADRVEIRLQDYREIPDGPYDAISSVGMAEHVGAEQYRVYAEGLYRLLTPGGRLLNHQIARRPSLPGEPYVPSAFISRYVFPDGELAPIGSTVSLLEEAGFEVRDVESLREHYALTLREWVANLEAGWPQAVRLVGRGRARVWRLYMAASALAFEENRIGVNQVLAVRTGDRGASGLPATREQWLTRPAAEPKSPELRVAIAGPGGGEGMDLGDRPSVR
- a CDS encoding peptidylprolyl isomerase produces the protein MAEDLFATLKTNHGDIVVKLFPNHAPKTVSNFVELAEGKREWTHPETGRTSTDRLYDGTVFHRVIEDFMIQGGDPLGRGTGGPGYRFADEFHPDLAFTKPFLLAMANSGPATNGSQFFITVAPTTWLTHKHTIFGEVADEASRQVVAEIAGVETGANDRPAQDVVIESVEISRR